A genomic stretch from Antarcticibacterium flavum includes:
- the murQ gene encoding N-acetylmuramic acid 6-phosphate etherase, whose translation MEDQNKPSTERSSRYNDLEHMSTEELLRNMNREDKTVPEIIEKEIPAIEALVDVIVRQIELGGRLFYIGAGTSGRLGVLDASECPPTFGVSDDVVIGLIAGGDVALRKAVENAEDNTTRAWKDLQQFGINKKDVLIGIAASGTTPYVIGGVEDAAKNGLITGCITNNKNSPLARAVKYPIEIEVGPEFVTGSTRMKSGTAQKLVLNMISTSVMIKLGRVKGNKMVDMQLSNQKLVGRGTRMIMEELGIDQKFAEKLLLEYKSVRAVLQNFK comes from the coding sequence ATGGAAGATCAAAACAAACCCTCAACAGAAAGAAGCTCCAGATATAACGATCTGGAACATATGAGCACGGAGGAACTGCTGCGAAACATGAACAGGGAAGATAAGACAGTTCCTGAGATTATCGAAAAGGAGATTCCCGCTATTGAAGCCCTGGTAGATGTTATAGTTCGTCAAATTGAATTGGGGGGAAGATTGTTCTACATAGGGGCCGGCACCAGTGGAAGGCTGGGTGTACTTGATGCTTCAGAATGTCCGCCGACTTTTGGAGTAAGTGATGATGTGGTAATAGGACTTATAGCAGGGGGCGATGTCGCGCTTAGAAAGGCTGTTGAGAATGCTGAAGATAACACTACCCGGGCCTGGAAAGACCTTCAGCAATTTGGAATTAATAAAAAAGATGTGCTCATAGGTATCGCTGCTTCAGGTACTACACCTTACGTAATTGGAGGGGTAGAAGATGCTGCAAAGAATGGGCTTATAACCGGTTGTATAACCAATAATAAAAATTCACCTCTGGCCAGGGCAGTTAAATATCCCATAGAAATTGAGGTGGGGCCGGAGTTTGTTACCGGTAGTACCCGCATGAAATCCGGAACAGCTCAAAAGCTGGTACTCAATATGATCTCTACTTCTGTAATGATCAAACTGGGTAGAGTAAAAGGAAATAAGATGGTAGATATGCAGCTTAGCAATCAAAAATTAGTGGGTCGGGGTACCAGGATGATCATGGAGGAACTGGGAATCGACCAAAAGTTTGCGGAAAAATTACTCCTGGAGTATAAAAGTGTCCGTGCTGTTTTACAAAATTTTAAATAA